TATGAAAAGATGGAAAGCACGTGCACAGGGATCGGCTAGCCCTATTAATAAAAGAACAAGTCATATTACAGTCGTTGTAAGCGACACAAAGGAGGGATAAAATTTGGGTAATAAAATAAATCCACATGGTCTCCGAGTTGGAGTTATAAAAGATTGGGATGCAAAATGGTATGCGGATAAAAAAGATTATTCCAAGCTTTTAAATGAAGATCGTGAGATCAGAAGTCATGTTAAGGAGAAAATGTTTGAAGCTGGAATTTCTAAAGTTGTAATCGAAAGAGCTGCTAATAGATTGAAATTAGATGTACACACTGCCAGACCAGGAATGGTTATTGGACGTGGTGGATCTGAAGTTGAAGCTTTGAGAAATGAAGTTGAAGCTTTAACTGGTAAAACTGTACAGATTAATGTTGTAGAAGTAAAAGATCCAGAAATGAATGCTCAATTAGTTGCTGAAAATATTGCTTCTCAGCTGGTTAGAAGAATTTCTTTCCGTAGAGCAATGAAACAGGCGATGAATCGTGCAATGCGTATGGGAGCTGAAGGTTTTAAAGTTCAAAGTAGTGGACGTCTTGGTGGAGCAGAAATGGCAAGACGT
Above is a window of Halanaerobium saccharolyticum subsp. saccharolyticum DSM 6643 DNA encoding:
- the rpsC gene encoding 30S ribosomal protein S3, which gives rise to MGNKINPHGLRVGVIKDWDAKWYADKKDYSKLLNEDREIRSHVKEKMFEAGISKVVIERAANRLKLDVHTARPGMVIGRGGSEVEALRNEVEALTGKTVQINVVEVKDPEMNAQLVAENIASQLVRRISFRRAMKQAMNRAMRMGAEGFKVQSSGRLGGAEMARREGYSEGSVPMHTLRADIDYGFAEADTTYGTIGVKVWINKGEILPELDDE